One stretch of Pedobacter riviphilus DNA includes these proteins:
- a CDS encoding helix-turn-helix domain-containing protein: protein MQFEPGKKLMPFLRHYLLLDANEVGGITYRLFSDGQPGIVIPLTENMLISTSDYLFGQQLPSMFIYGQMSVYRDLKIQGQMALLVVVLRPFALHLLFGMPADELNDGIFLPTDLFGPDVIPFERKMAKSKNLHEVINTLESFLLERFQKSSGLNHDLLLSLELINRHQGLIKMENLLKELQVSERQLERHYRRQIGVSPKKFMNIIRFQHFLKIFSALSPARKLTAAVYQAGYYDQAHLHNYFKTMTGITPMEYQLKVNKLAINFMQF, encoded by the coding sequence ATGCAGTTTGAACCGGGTAAAAAGCTAATGCCATTTCTCAGGCATTATTTATTATTAGATGCCAATGAGGTGGGTGGCATAACCTATCGTTTGTTTTCTGATGGGCAACCGGGCATCGTTATTCCGCTGACCGAGAATATGCTGATCAGCACTAGTGATTATCTATTTGGGCAACAATTGCCATCAATGTTTATCTATGGCCAAATGTCTGTTTATAGAGATCTTAAAATTCAGGGTCAAATGGCTTTGTTGGTTGTTGTATTGCGTCCATTTGCACTCCATTTGTTATTTGGGATGCCTGCCGATGAGCTAAATGATGGCATATTTCTTCCCACTGATCTCTTCGGGCCTGATGTAATCCCGTTTGAACGAAAGATGGCTAAAAGTAAAAACCTTCACGAAGTAATAAACACCCTCGAAAGTTTTCTCCTTGAACGTTTCCAAAAGAGCAGCGGTTTAAACCATGATCTACTTTTAAGCCTTGAACTCATCAACAGGCATCAGGGGCTTATCAAAATGGAAAACTTGTTAAAAGAACTACAAGTGAGTGAACGGCAACTGGAAAGGCACTATCGTAGGCAGATTGGTGTTTCACCCAAAAAGTTCATGAATATAATCCGGTTCCAGCACTTTTTAAAAATCTTCAGCGCGCTTTCTCCAGCGCGCAAACTAACTGCTGCGGTTTATCAAGCGGGTTATTATGACCAAGCTCACCTCCATAACTATTTCAAAACAATGACAGGTATTACACCCATGGAGTACCAATTAAAAGTAAATAAACTGGCCATTAATTTTATGCAGTTTTAG
- a CDS encoding LytR/AlgR family response regulator transcription factor: protein MKTIRTVVIEDEAVTARNLIHLLGEIAHDIDVVSTLSSVEEAINWFTANESTYDLIFMDIRLADGLSFDIFKQINIDKPVIFVTAYNDYAIAAFKNNGIDYILKPFDEEEIANAVNKYKRWIGSVEPQVLPVFADLLAQIGNRSKSYKKSFLIHYRDKLIPVETAKISWFYTANEIVYVRTMDDRQYVMDFTIEQLEQQLEPDSFFRANRQFIINRQAITEVEFYFNGRLLVKVKPIAETQILISKARVPEFKRWMNT from the coding sequence ATGAAGACCATCCGTACTGTTGTTATAGAAGATGAAGCTGTTACCGCGAGGAACCTCATTCATTTATTAGGAGAAATAGCGCATGATATTGATGTTGTCTCAACATTAAGTTCGGTTGAAGAGGCCATTAACTGGTTTACCGCCAACGAAAGCACCTACGATTTAATTTTTATGGATATCAGACTTGCCGATGGATTGTCATTCGATATCTTCAAACAGATCAACATTGATAAGCCTGTAATTTTTGTAACCGCATATAACGATTACGCCATCGCGGCTTTCAAAAATAATGGTATCGACTACATCTTAAAACCTTTTGACGAGGAAGAAATTGCCAATGCCGTAAACAAGTACAAAAGATGGATTGGTAGTGTTGAACCACAGGTATTGCCAGTGTTTGCAGATTTATTGGCACAGATTGGAAACCGCTCTAAATCTTATAAAAAGTCTTTTCTTATTCACTACCGTGATAAATTGATACCCGTAGAAACGGCTAAAATTTCGTGGTTTTATACCGCTAATGAAATTGTTTATGTCAGAACAATGGATGATAGGCAATACGTGATGGATTTTACCATAGAACAGCTGGAACAGCAGCTTGAGCCAGATTCTTTTTTCCGGGCTAACCGCCAGTTTATCATCAATCGTCAGGCGATAACTGAAGTTGAATTTTATTTCAACGGAAGATTGTTGGTTAAAGTAAAACCAATTGCAGAAACGCAAATTTTGATTAGCAAAGCCCGGGTACCCGAGTTTAAAAGATGGATGAACACTTAA
- a CDS encoding nuclear transport factor 2 family protein yields MKATESYRPLDVVLRYYAALGERNIEKIMEMFPEELDWYVPGDETIAPWLGTRKTGNQVREFFELLWQNTAAISASIDHIAVVGNVVISSGNFVTRMVKTAKVYKSLFFTEITVVDGLIVKYRLLEDTFGLVRALDISGISRA; encoded by the coding sequence ATGAAAGCAACTGAATCTTACCGTCCCCTCGATGTAGTATTGCGCTATTATGCTGCACTGGGTGAACGTAACATCGAAAAGATAATGGAAATGTTTCCGGAAGAGCTTGATTGGTATGTTCCCGGAGACGAAACAATCGCGCCCTGGTTGGGAACCCGAAAAACCGGTAATCAGGTTCGGGAATTTTTTGAACTGCTATGGCAAAATACAGCAGCCATTTCTGCATCGATTGATCATATCGCTGTTGTTGGAAATGTAGTAATTAGTTCGGGAAATTTTGTAACGCGGATGGTAAAAACAGCGAAAGTTTATAAATCGCTATTTTTTACAGAGATAACCGTTGTTGATGGGTTGATTGTTAAATACAGGCTATTGGAAGATACTTTTGGTTTGGTAAGGGCTTTAGATATTTCCGGCATCTCCCGTGCCTGA
- a CDS encoding nuclear transport factor 2 family protein, which translates to MMENQSKQTVIEFLTSVKAIDLEKIGQLLSPGVNWSQPGNNEISGLKRSQQEVFGMVGKMFELSGNTLQLDAYHSISLNGNRVACLLHWIAEKPSGEKLDVYNIDIYTVENGKICNVEIFSADQVQEDGFWKN; encoded by the coding sequence ATGATGGAAAATCAGTCAAAACAAACAGTGATAGAATTTTTGACTTCGGTCAAAGCGATCGATCTTGAAAAAATTGGCCAACTGTTATCTCCAGGGGTAAACTGGTCGCAGCCCGGCAACAACGAAATCTCTGGCCTAAAGCGTTCACAGCAAGAGGTATTCGGAATGGTAGGTAAAATGTTCGAGCTTTCTGGTAACACATTACAGTTAGATGCTTATCATTCTATTAGCTTAAATGGCAACCGGGTGGCATGTCTGTTACACTGGATAGCAGAGAAACCCTCTGGAGAAAAACTCGACGTTTACAATATCGATATTTACACCGTTGAGAATGGTAAAATATGTAATGTAGAGATTTTTTCTGCCGACCAGGTGCAGGAGGATGGCTTCTGGAAAAATTAA
- a CDS encoding serine hydrolase domain-containing protein has product MKKLIFIISILFYCGNLSAQNFSKIDNWLQDHADVMGGRVYLVLYKDGKIVYSKGVSKLSAKQKVVGKILAKRQGNTADFSDYTATTRQQIASCSKWLSAALVMTFVDEHKLKLSDTVGKYLPVLSKSGKGNITISECLSHMTGINSPGLKESLSDMRQTNSMDEAIQMIADLPMEGEHGKVFRYSNTGLQIAGAVIEKISGKSFETLFSERIAQPLDMKNTDFGKGKVALPAGGASSTPNDYMNFLIMIVNKGLFNGKRILSENSVNQMQINRVNAEVNKAYAPTEAGNFGYGYGEWVMENSTAGKPSNSVTSPGLFGSFPWIDNQKKSAGFLMAFYLNNKGRHEYYIELKKLVDEALAY; this is encoded by the coding sequence ATGAAGAAGTTGATTTTTATTATTTCGATTTTATTTTATTGCGGAAATTTAAGCGCACAAAATTTTTCTAAAATCGATAACTGGCTCCAGGACCACGCCGATGTGATGGGCGGTAGAGTTTACCTGGTACTCTATAAAGACGGGAAAATTGTTTACAGCAAAGGAGTAAGCAAGCTTTCTGCAAAACAGAAAGTGGTAGGAAAAATCTTAGCGAAGAGACAAGGTAACACTGCCGATTTCAGCGATTACACGGCTACAACGAGGCAACAAATTGCCAGTTGCAGTAAATGGCTCAGCGCTGCTCTGGTTATGACTTTTGTTGATGAGCACAAGCTGAAACTTAGCGATACGGTAGGAAAATACCTTCCGGTGTTGTCTAAATCGGGCAAAGGAAATATTACCATTAGCGAATGTTTATCACATATGACCGGCATAAATTCGCCTGGTTTAAAAGAGAGTTTAAGCGATATGCGCCAAACCAACAGCATGGATGAGGCCATCCAAATGATTGCTGATTTGCCTATGGAGGGCGAACATGGAAAGGTTTTTCGATACAGCAATACTGGATTACAAATAGCTGGGGCAGTAATTGAAAAAATTAGCGGCAAAAGTTTCGAAACCTTATTTTCGGAAAGGATTGCTCAGCCTTTAGATATGAAAAATACCGATTTTGGGAAAGGTAAAGTTGCATTGCCTGCTGGTGGAGCAAGCAGTACACCAAACGATTACATGAATTTCCTCATCATGATTGTGAATAAAGGCCTGTTTAATGGCAAAAGAATTCTATCAGAAAATAGCGTAAACCAAATGCAAATTAACCGGGTAAACGCAGAGGTTAACAAAGCTTACGCACCCACTGAGGCAGGGAATTTTGGTTATGGTTATGGAGAATGGGTAATGGAAAACAGTACAGCCGGCAAACCAAGCAATTCAGTAACCAGCCCGGGCCTATTTGGCAGTTTCCCCTGGATTGATAATCAAAAAAAATCTGCTGGTTTTTTGATGGCTTTTTACCTTAATAACAAAGGCAGACATGAATATTATATAGAGTTGAAGAAATTAGTTGATGAAGCCTTAGCGTATTAA
- a CDS encoding sterol desaturase family protein, which translates to MKNHIGQYRVYILLFLFVLIVAEIIWSWKKEKEAYNVKETFANLLIFAGFQFSKFIFAGYQLTILGFFANLAPIKLPHNAFVFGLTFITADFIYYWFHRISHVWKPLWAFHLIHHSAMHMNLTAAYRLNWFSAIVSPLFFIPAALFGLPTDFIVISYALNLSYQFFLHTEAVGKLGLIEQVMDTPSSHRVHHGSNPIYIDKNFGGVFIIWDKLFATYQPETEKVRYGLTTGFLSYNPFRLVAQGFINWFKPKSSSPLNNSSTPHLSVSTEKQEHALN; encoded by the coding sequence ATGAAAAACCACATTGGTCAATATCGCGTATACATCCTGTTATTCCTTTTTGTATTAATTGTTGCCGAAATTATCTGGAGCTGGAAGAAAGAAAAAGAAGCTTATAATGTTAAGGAAACTTTTGCTAACCTCCTTATTTTTGCAGGCTTTCAGTTTTCAAAATTCATATTTGCAGGTTATCAGTTAACGATCCTGGGCTTCTTTGCAAACCTGGCACCAATAAAACTGCCGCATAATGCCTTTGTTTTCGGGCTAACGTTTATCACCGCAGATTTTATTTATTATTGGTTTCATCGCATTTCGCATGTTTGGAAACCACTTTGGGCATTTCATTTAATTCATCATTCGGCCATGCACATGAATTTAACCGCAGCATATCGTCTTAACTGGTTTTCTGCAATTGTTAGCCCCTTGTTTTTTATCCCGGCTGCATTATTTGGTTTACCTACCGATTTTATTGTGATTTCTTATGCGCTTAATCTCTCTTACCAATTTTTTCTACACACGGAAGCAGTTGGAAAATTGGGCCTGATTGAGCAGGTGATGGATACGCCGTCATCCCATCGTGTTCATCACGGGAGCAACCCGATTTACATCGATAAAAATTTTGGTGGGGTATTTATTATCTGGGATAAACTATTTGCTACTTATCAACCTGAAACAGAAAAAGTACGTTACGGTTTAACAACAGGCTTTTTAAGTTATAATCCATTCCGCCTGGTGGCTCAAGGTTTTATCAACTGGTTTAAACCGAAAAGTTCAAGTCCACTAAATAACAGTTCAACCCCACATCTTTCTGTTTCAACCGAAAAGCAAGAACATGCACTAAATTAA
- a CDS encoding helix-turn-helix transcriptional regulator translates to MEDQVKNFVLRLIGYAVQRDISAEKLLRASNITLDELTVLKKPLTAKQIDDVWFNAVAISRDNLFGLHLGESLQIQALGIVGEIIKTSRTVGEAVTNAAPLAHIISASIELSIFRDDHHFSITFVPASGDWAQHTAEIQAVDLLMVLVIHELDGLLFKKLYPSSVSFARLLDNPGEYERVLRCRPDENAKTTQISFDIAYWDERIIRSKHEHQQVLLLEEGLCQNTHVTDRALKKRIYNYIRSNSYLKMVTLEDIAGNFNLSPRTLQRKLKNEEINFQQLADEARKNLALMYLKDDSLQIKEIATMLGYNEVSAFIRAFKRWTGTAPAHFQKKKHLL, encoded by the coding sequence ATGGAAGACCAGGTTAAAAATTTCGTATTAAGGCTAATTGGTTACGCAGTTCAAAGAGACATATCGGCAGAAAAACTTCTACGTGCCTCAAACATCACCTTAGATGAACTCACCGTATTAAAAAAGCCACTTACGGCTAAACAGATTGATGATGTTTGGTTTAATGCCGTGGCTATAAGTAGAGATAACTTGTTTGGTCTTCATTTAGGTGAATCTTTACAGATACAGGCATTGGGAATTGTTGGAGAAATAATAAAAACAAGCAGAACAGTGGGTGAAGCGGTAACTAATGCTGCTCCCCTGGCCCATATCATCTCGGCATCGATAGAACTTAGCATTTTTAGGGATGACCATCATTTTTCGATAACATTTGTACCGGCCAGCGGGGATTGGGCCCAGCATACAGCCGAAATACAAGCCGTTGACCTTTTGATGGTTCTGGTTATACACGAACTTGACGGGTTACTGTTTAAGAAACTGTACCCAAGTTCGGTCAGCTTCGCCAGATTGCTGGATAACCCTGGTGAATATGAGCGCGTTTTGCGCTGCAGGCCGGATGAAAATGCAAAAACCACCCAAATTTCATTTGATATTGCCTATTGGGATGAAAGAATTATAAGATCAAAACACGAACATCAGCAGGTTTTGCTTTTGGAAGAAGGCCTTTGTCAAAATACGCATGTAACTGACCGGGCATTAAAAAAGCGTATCTACAATTACATACGCTCTAACTCCTACCTAAAAATGGTTACCCTCGAAGATATTGCCGGTAATTTTAATCTCAGCCCGCGCACGCTCCAGCGTAAATTAAAAAATGAGGAGATCAATTTTCAGCAGCTGGCTGATGAAGCCCGTAAAAACCTTGCTTTAATGTATTTGAAAGATGATTCGCTTCAGATAAAAGAAATAGCGACCATGCTTGGTTACAATGAAGTAAGCGCATTTATACGTGCCTTTAAACGATGGACAGGAACAGCACCCGCTCATTTTCAAAAAAAAAAGCATCTCCTGTAG
- a CDS encoding sensor histidine kinase, giving the protein MDKNERRISWYSSLLIALLVNTPKLLALREKGIVAQYWHFNPFELLYQFLFNLFFCGLIFHLNLTPSSKLYIYRERHKTGLYVALNVLIFLFAVFLGGVLQNKLFLSAQLPRIYIVGNFVRLFLSSILTGILIKIILLVRAAKNKEVENEQLKVAYMQTELELLKEQMNPHFLFNSLSSLSGVIRENPALAQKYVRDLSTVFRYALNPSKNNLVTLDDELKMLKAFAQLVTMRLENAFKMEINIPDEVLNYKLPHLTLQPLLENAVKHNAATFTKPLNVKLYIYGDFLVLSNNLNEIPRPESSNGMGLANLNERFKIMVKKEIEISKSQKEFLVKIPLKA; this is encoded by the coding sequence ATGGATAAAAATGAGCGTCGAATTTCCTGGTACAGTTCGCTGTTGATAGCCTTATTGGTTAATACACCGAAGCTGCTGGCGTTACGCGAGAAAGGAATTGTTGCGCAATACTGGCATTTTAATCCCTTTGAACTGCTGTACCAGTTTTTGTTCAATCTGTTTTTCTGCGGATTAATATTCCATTTAAACCTGACCCCATCTTCAAAGCTTTACATTTACCGTGAAAGACATAAAACTGGCCTGTATGTTGCTTTAAATGTATTAATATTCCTTTTTGCTGTTTTTTTGGGAGGTGTGCTTCAAAACAAATTATTTTTATCGGCGCAATTGCCGAGGATTTACATAGTGGGCAACTTCGTGCGGTTATTTTTAAGTAGTATTTTAACTGGTATTCTGATTAAAATTATCTTGCTTGTCCGCGCTGCAAAAAACAAGGAAGTAGAAAACGAGCAGCTCAAAGTGGCTTATATGCAAACAGAACTGGAGCTTTTGAAAGAGCAGATGAACCCACATTTTTTGTTTAATTCTTTAAGTAGCCTTTCGGGTGTGATAAGGGAGAATCCGGCCCTGGCGCAAAAATATGTCCGCGATCTATCTACCGTTTTTCGCTACGCTTTAAATCCCTCCAAAAATAATCTGGTAACACTTGATGATGAATTAAAGATGTTAAAGGCATTTGCCCAGCTCGTTACCATGCGTTTAGAAAATGCTTTTAAAATGGAAATCAATATTCCGGATGAAGTATTGAATTATAAATTACCCCATTTAACTTTGCAACCTTTGTTAGAAAATGCCGTAAAACACAATGCTGCAACTTTTACAAAACCCTTAAATGTAAAACTTTATATATATGGTGATTTCCTTGTTCTTAGCAATAATCTCAACGAAATTCCGCGGCCTGAAAGCAGCAACGGAATGGGACTTGCAAATTTGAACGAACGCTTTAAGATTATGGTAAAAAAAGAGATCGAGATAAGCAAAAGCCAAAAAGAATTTCTGGTAAAAATCCCTTTAAAAGCATGA
- a CDS encoding alpha/beta hydrolase family protein: MKKLLRFCFLLLVLSGCSKGGDSPSTEPVDDDLDGPISRPVSGYGADGNFKVAEINFANPTYSGTNVTIFYPAGITTPRGTIFYSHPYGGEDKNYARGLFEFIAKKGFVVVFVPYPTTGVSIDDRYNTLWAGFLKAATDYPNLIDKTRVGFMGHSFGGGASIALAYKAFTDYGWGQNARFLFTMAPWYSYQITNAQLQNFPANTKMIAQVYDEDTVNDHRLAIDVFKNISISNAEKDFIYIKSATIAGYTYHTEHTMPNTRTAFDAYDYYGIYRLLDAMMDYSFNGNQAAKNVALGNGSAEQITMPGYKNETLPTLEVSDNPVPKYAQSRYEFQCGNIVNPRIGNCN, encoded by the coding sequence ATGAAAAAGTTACTCAGATTTTGCTTTTTACTACTCGTTTTATCAGGTTGTTCTAAAGGCGGAGATTCGCCATCAACCGAACCGGTAGATGATGATTTAGATGGTCCTATTTCCCGTCCGGTTTCCGGTTACGGAGCAGATGGAAACTTTAAGGTTGCAGAGATTAATTTTGCAAACCCCACCTATTCCGGAACCAATGTAACCATCTTTTACCCTGCCGGAATTACCACCCCAAGGGGAACCATTTTCTATTCACATCCTTATGGAGGAGAAGATAAAAATTATGCTAGAGGCCTTTTCGAGTTCATTGCAAAAAAGGGATTTGTAGTTGTTTTTGTTCCTTACCCAACAACTGGAGTAAGCATTGATGATAGATATAACACACTTTGGGCAGGATTTTTAAAAGCCGCAACAGATTATCCAAATCTTATCGATAAAACCCGTGTAGGTTTTATGGGGCATTCTTTTGGCGGAGGTGCCTCAATTGCCCTTGCTTATAAAGCCTTTACCGATTATGGCTGGGGACAAAATGCTCGTTTTCTTTTCACTATGGCACCTTGGTACAGCTATCAGATTACCAACGCGCAACTTCAGAATTTTCCGGCCAATACAAAAATGATTGCCCAAGTTTATGATGAAGATACTGTTAACGACCATCGCTTAGCGATAGATGTATTCAAAAACATCAGTATTTCAAATGCAGAAAAAGATTTTATCTATATCAAATCGGCCACAATTGCAGGTTATACTTACCACACAGAACACACCATGCCAAATACCCGAACAGCGTTTGATGCCTATGATTATTATGGCATTTACCGTTTGCTCGATGCCATGATGGATTATAGTTTTAATGGTAACCAGGCTGCCAAAAACGTTGCTTTAGGAAATGGTTCGGCTGAACAAATAACCATGCCGGGCTATAAAAATGAAACCTTGCCAACACTGGAAGTGAGTGATAATCCTGTGCCGAAGTATGCGCAAAGCCGTTACGAATTTCAGTGCGGCAATATTGTTAACCCCAGAATTGGAAATTGTAATTAA
- a CDS encoding nitrilase family protein, producing the protein MKKIKIATAQFENRSGDKEYNLKMIEQLAEQAAKAGADVISFHECSITGYTFARHLSYAQMLALSERIPNGPSVAALVGFAKKYGIVILAGLFEKDENDEIYKAYVCVDGNGLIASHRKLHPFINPYIKPGAAYTVFELLGWKCGILICYDNNIIENVRATRLLGAQVIFMPHVTMCTPSSRPGAGFVDASLWKDKNANARLLKEEFNGDKGRKWLMKWLPARAYDNAVYAVFSNPIGMDDDQLKNGCSMILDPFGEVIAECTSLDDETAIAELDPQKLTDAGGSRYIMARKPALYAAIIGKNHKSEHKVSWLK; encoded by the coding sequence ATGAAAAAAATAAAAATAGCTACTGCACAGTTTGAAAACAGAAGTGGCGATAAGGAATATAATCTTAAAATGATTGAGCAGCTTGCCGAGCAGGCTGCAAAGGCCGGTGCTGATGTTATCAGTTTCCATGAATGTTCCATTACAGGTTATACCTTTGCCAGGCACCTGAGCTACGCGCAAATGTTAGCGCTTAGCGAGCGCATACCAAACGGACCAAGCGTAGCTGCGCTGGTAGGATTTGCAAAGAAATATGGAATTGTTATTCTTGCAGGCCTGTTTGAGAAAGATGAAAATGATGAAATCTATAAGGCATATGTATGTGTAGATGGTAATGGCTTAATCGCCAGTCACCGTAAGTTACACCCATTTATTAACCCCTATATCAAACCAGGCGCTGCCTATACCGTATTTGAATTGCTAGGCTGGAAATGTGGAATTTTAATTTGCTACGATAACAACATTATCGAGAATGTAAGAGCAACAAGGCTTTTAGGCGCACAGGTAATTTTTATGCCACATGTAACCATGTGTACACCATCAAGCAGGCCCGGAGCGGGCTTTGTTGATGCCAGCCTGTGGAAGGATAAAAATGCGAACGCCCGGTTACTGAAAGAAGAATTTAATGGCGATAAAGGCCGGAAATGGTTAATGAAGTGGTTGCCCGCAAGAGCATACGATAATGCTGTTTATGCCGTTTTTTCAAATCCTATCGGAATGGACGACGATCAGTTAAAAAATGGTTGTTCGATGATTTTAGATCCCTTTGGCGAGGTAATAGCAGAATGCACGTCTTTAGATGATGAAACTGCAATTGCAGAACTAGATCCCCAAAAACTTACCGATGCGGGCGGCTCAAGATACATCATGGCCAGAAAACCGGCACTATATGCCGCTATTATAGGTAAAAACCATAAAAGTGAGCATAAAGTTTCATGGCTAAAATAA
- a CDS encoding DUF2264 domain-containing protein has translation MNNFKYAFLIGFVFLTTSAVTHAQTGKKKKVNAITSGAQDRAFWVKTLYKIAYPVIHNLAGNTLKKNMATEVAPHYYNNVREVGYTEALGRTFAGIAPWLSLPDDETEEGKLRAKFKAETIQALSNAVDPLSADYINFRTDAQPIVDAAYVVQGFLRAPNLWKALNETTQKRYIAEIKSLRNRTGAYNNWLLFTAIEEAWLLSVGEDYEPYRTMTAINKLNEWYVGDGWYSDGSSFSTDYYNSYVIHPMMIDILKVMVAKKKMGELQLTKATERAARYAQITERMISSTGEYPPLGRSVTYRTAAFQTLGQIALDGKLPKELSPAQVRCALTKVFENMYAGNQNFDEQGWLVLGFNGHQPEIADPYTCTGSLYMATLGFLPLGLPADNVFWTATAAPWTAQKAWTGNAFLKDHSAGK, from the coding sequence ATGAACAATTTTAAATATGCCTTTTTAATAGGTTTTGTATTTTTAACCACAAGTGCAGTTACCCATGCACAAACTGGAAAGAAGAAGAAAGTAAATGCAATAACAAGTGGTGCACAAGACAGGGCATTCTGGGTAAAAACTTTATACAAAATTGCCTATCCCGTTATTCATAATCTGGCCGGCAATACATTGAAAAAAAATATGGCTACCGAGGTGGCGCCACACTACTATAACAATGTAAGGGAGGTGGGGTATACAGAAGCTTTAGGCCGTACCTTTGCTGGTATAGCCCCTTGGTTAAGCCTGCCAGATGATGAGACCGAAGAGGGAAAGCTAAGGGCAAAGTTTAAAGCAGAAACCATTCAGGCTTTAAGCAATGCTGTTGATCCATTAAGTGCTGATTATATCAATTTCAGAACAGATGCACAGCCCATTGTAGATGCCGCATATGTAGTACAGGGCTTTTTGCGTGCGCCCAATCTTTGGAAAGCACTAAACGAAACCACCCAAAAAAGATACATAGCCGAAATTAAATCGTTAAGAAACAGAACTGGCGCTTATAACAACTGGCTCTTATTTACAGCAATAGAAGAAGCATGGCTGTTAAGCGTTGGTGAAGACTATGAACCATACCGCACCATGACCGCCATTAACAAACTAAACGAATGGTACGTTGGAGATGGTTGGTATTCTGATGGCTCGAGCTTCAGTACCGATTATTACAATTCTTATGTTATCCATCCGATGATGATAGACATTCTGAAGGTAATGGTAGCCAAGAAAAAGATGGGCGAGCTACAGTTAACCAAGGCCACTGAGCGGGCTGCACGTTATGCCCAGATTACCGAACGCATGATTTCTTCAACAGGAGAATATCCGCCGCTGGGAAGAAGTGTAACTTACCGTACTGCTGCTTTTCAAACCCTTGGGCAGATTGCGCTGGATGGAAAACTACCGAAAGAATTAAGCCCGGCACAGGTGCGTTGTGCGCTGACCAAAGTATTCGAAAATATGTATGCGGGTAACCAGAATTTTGATGAACAGGGTTGGTTGGTTTTAGGGTTTAATGGCCACCAGCCAGAAATTGCCGATCCATACACCTGTACAGGCAGCCTTTATATGGCAACATTGGGTTTTTTACCTTTAGGCCTGCCTGCTGATAATGTGTTTTGGACAGCAACGGCCGCCCCCTGGACCGCTCAAAAAGCCTGGACAGGTAATGCTTTCTTAAAAGATCACTCAGCAGGTAAATAA